A single region of the Streptomyces vilmorinianum genome encodes:
- a CDS encoding geranyl diphosphate 2-C-methyltransferase: MSTSTQSAVLRTPYQESVARYWNTNQQDPVNLRLGEIDGLYHHHYGIGDYDPSVLAGPENTRDARIIQELHRLETAQADLLLDHLGKRTPADHLLDAGSGRGGTSIMAEQRFGCHVDGVSISEYQVDFANAQAEKRGVADRVKFHFRNMLDTGFATGSRQAIWTNETTMYVDLFELFDEFSRLLEHGGRYVCITGCSNDVTGLRSKAVSRIDEHYTCNIHPRSAYFRALAENNLVPIEVVDLTAATIPYWELRAKCSVATGIEDPFLTAYKEGSFHYLMIVADRI, from the coding sequence ATGTCCACGTCCACGCAATCCGCCGTGCTGCGTACGCCCTATCAGGAGTCCGTGGCCCGCTACTGGAACACCAACCAGCAGGACCCGGTGAACCTGCGGCTCGGCGAGATCGACGGGCTCTACCACCACCACTACGGCATCGGCGACTACGACCCCTCCGTCCTCGCCGGCCCGGAGAACACCCGTGACGCCCGGATCATCCAGGAGCTGCACCGTCTGGAGACCGCCCAGGCCGACCTGCTCCTCGACCACCTGGGCAAGCGCACGCCCGCCGACCACCTCCTCGACGCGGGCTCGGGCCGCGGCGGCACCAGCATCATGGCCGAGCAGCGCTTCGGCTGCCATGTCGACGGGGTCTCGATCTCCGAGTACCAGGTCGATTTCGCCAACGCGCAGGCCGAGAAGCGCGGGGTCGCCGACCGGGTGAAGTTCCACTTCCGGAACATGCTGGACACCGGCTTCGCCACCGGCTCGCGTCAGGCCATCTGGACCAACGAGACCACGATGTACGTGGACCTCTTCGAGCTCTTCGACGAGTTCTCCCGGCTCCTGGAGCACGGCGGCCGCTACGTCTGCATCACCGGCTGCTCCAACGACGTCACCGGCCTGCGCTCCAAGGCGGTCAGCCGGATCGACGAGCACTACACCTGCAACATCCACCCGCGCAGCGCGTACTTCCGCGCGCTCGCCGAGAACAACCTCGTCCCCATCGAGGTCGTCGATCTGACGGCGGCGACCATCCCGTACTGGGAGTTGCGGGCCAAGTGCTCCGTGGCGACCGGGATCGAGGACCCCTTCCTGACGGCGTACAAGGAAGGCAGCTTCCACTACCTGATGATCGTCGCTGATCGGATCTGA
- a CDS encoding cytochrome P450 — protein MTTTATPRSADTPRVHFWAVPDLTGLDFDPLLAKLLHEDPVTRVRLPHGEGHAWLVTRYEDVKFVSVDPRFSRQAVWGRQVTRLAPHFIPMDGAVGFADPPDHTRMRRVVARAFSARALRSLRDHAQATMDRLLDTMEEQGAPADLMAMVNRPFPLAMVSELMGVPEGDQPLMARWSDTIISAGAGREASEQAKADMARYFTDLIGRSHGTGQETLAAVLADAVDDTTLEEHEAVGLAVLIQIGGAHAVRNNSANMVYALLTHPDHLARLRAEPDLLPQAVEELLRYIPHRNAVGLSRIALEDVEVGGVLIPAGDPVYVSYLTANRDPDVFPDPERLDFDRDYNPHVAFGHGPHYCPGSQLARIESEILLDSLWKRFPGLRLAVPEEEIRWQRGALIRGPETLPVTW, from the coding sequence ATGACCACCACCGCCACTCCTCGGTCCGCCGATACCCCCCGCGTCCACTTCTGGGCCGTACCCGACCTGACCGGCCTCGACTTCGACCCGCTGCTCGCCAAGCTGCTCCACGAGGACCCCGTCACCCGGGTCCGGCTGCCCCACGGCGAGGGCCATGCCTGGCTGGTCACCCGTTACGAGGACGTCAAGTTCGTCTCCGTCGACCCCCGCTTCAGCCGCCAGGCCGTCTGGGGACGCCAAGTCACCCGCCTCGCCCCGCACTTCATCCCCATGGACGGCGCCGTCGGCTTCGCCGACCCGCCGGACCACACCCGGATGCGGCGCGTGGTGGCCCGCGCGTTCAGCGCCCGCGCCCTGCGCTCCCTGCGCGACCACGCCCAGGCCACCATGGACCGGCTCCTCGACACCATGGAGGAACAGGGCGCCCCCGCCGACCTGATGGCGATGGTCAACCGCCCCTTCCCGCTCGCCATGGTCAGCGAGCTGATGGGCGTACCGGAGGGCGACCAGCCGCTCATGGCCCGGTGGTCCGACACGATCATCTCCGCGGGCGCGGGCCGCGAGGCCAGCGAACAGGCCAAGGCCGACATGGCGCGGTACTTCACCGACCTCATCGGCCGCAGCCACGGCACCGGACAGGAGACCCTGGCCGCCGTCCTCGCCGACGCCGTCGACGACACCACCCTGGAGGAGCACGAGGCCGTCGGCCTCGCCGTCCTCATCCAGATCGGCGGCGCGCACGCCGTGCGCAACAACAGCGCCAACATGGTCTACGCCCTCCTGACCCACCCCGACCACCTCGCCCGGCTGCGCGCCGAACCGGACCTGCTCCCGCAGGCCGTCGAGGAGCTGCTGCGCTACATCCCGCACCGCAACGCGGTCGGCCTCTCCCGGATCGCCCTGGAGGACGTCGAGGTCGGCGGCGTCCTCATCCCCGCCGGCGACCCCGTCTACGTCTCCTATCTGACCGCCAACCGCGACCCGGACGTCTTCCCGGACCCCGAGCGCCTCGACTTCGACCGCGACTACAACCCGCACGTCGCCTTCGGCCACGGACCGCACTACTGCCCCGGCTCCCAACTGGCCCGCATCGAGTCCGAGATCCTGCTGGACTCCCTCTGGAAGCGCTTCCCCGGACTGCGGCTCGCCGTGCCCGAGGAGGAGATCCGATGGCAGCGGGGCGCGCTGATCCGCGGTCCCGAGACCCTGCCGGTGACCTGGTGA
- a CDS encoding cupin domain-containing protein, translating into MTAIHPGGGLIVPPGHGKTLATAAQRVTFKVTGEHTPTSSTFEVEVPPGFDVGAHTHGHSEELFYVLEGELDVLAFEPRVRTPDRWRDWESATGERVVRATPGTLMLVPPGCPHAFANPTGEPARVLFQASPPPDHERYFEELMEILGSGGEVDHAAVEELRRRYDIEQLTPLRHSRT; encoded by the coding sequence ATGACAGCGATCCACCCCGGAGGCGGGCTCATCGTCCCGCCCGGGCACGGCAAGACCCTGGCGACCGCCGCCCAGCGCGTCACCTTCAAGGTCACCGGCGAGCACACCCCGACCTCCTCCACCTTCGAGGTCGAGGTCCCGCCCGGCTTCGACGTGGGGGCCCACACCCACGGACACAGCGAGGAGCTCTTCTACGTCCTCGAAGGGGAGCTGGACGTCCTCGCCTTCGAACCGCGCGTCCGCACCCCCGACCGGTGGCGCGACTGGGAGTCCGCCACCGGCGAGAGGGTCGTCCGCGCCACCCCCGGCACCCTGATGCTCGTCCCGCCGGGCTGCCCGCACGCCTTCGCCAACCCGACGGGCGAACCCGCCCGCGTCCTGTTCCAGGCCTCCCCGCCGCCGGACCACGAGCGGTACTTCGAGGAGCTGATGGAGATCCTCGGCTCGGGCGGCGAGGTCGACCACGCGGCGGTCGAGGAACTCCGCCGCCGCTACGACATCGAACAGCTCACCCCGCTGCGCCATAGCCGCACATAG
- a CDS encoding GNAT family N-acetyltransferase, producing MDHEAILALYDRQLRLGARPDGPGTRVERDGPVVRQSGPAHAWNGILWSGLDETDADAVIAEQIDRFTALGRAFEWKVYGHDRPADLARRLLAAGFTADDRETLMVAEAATLPLAVELPEGVELVPVTDAAGVRRVTEVHDRAFGGDSSAIGRRLLDQLATTPDTVAAVLAMADDEPVSAARLELYPGTDFAGLWGGGTVESWRGKGLYRALVAFRTRIAVERGHRFVQVDAADTSRPILKRLGFVPLTTTTPYVYVP from the coding sequence ATGGACCACGAAGCGATACTCGCCCTGTACGACCGCCAGCTGCGCCTCGGTGCCCGCCCGGACGGGCCCGGCACCCGCGTCGAGCGCGACGGCCCCGTCGTACGGCAGTCGGGCCCGGCCCACGCCTGGAACGGCATCCTCTGGTCCGGCCTCGACGAGACCGACGCCGACGCGGTCATCGCCGAGCAGATCGACCGCTTCACCGCGCTCGGCCGCGCCTTCGAGTGGAAGGTGTACGGACACGACCGCCCGGCCGATCTGGCGCGGCGGCTGCTCGCGGCCGGCTTCACGGCGGATGACCGGGAGACCCTGATGGTCGCCGAAGCGGCCACGCTGCCCCTCGCCGTGGAGCTCCCCGAGGGCGTCGAACTCGTCCCGGTGACCGACGCGGCCGGCGTGCGGCGGGTGACCGAGGTCCACGACCGGGCCTTCGGCGGGGACAGCTCCGCCATCGGCCGCCGCCTCCTCGACCAGCTGGCCACCACCCCCGACACCGTCGCCGCCGTCCTCGCCATGGCCGACGACGAGCCCGTCAGCGCCGCCCGCCTGGAGCTGTACCCCGGCACGGACTTCGCCGGCCTGTGGGGCGGCGGCACGGTCGAGTCCTGGCGAGGCAAGGGCCTCTACCGGGCCCTGGTCGCCTTCCGCACCCGGATCGCCGTCGAGCGCGGCCACCGCTTCGTCCAGGTCGACGCGGCCGACACCAGCCGCCCGATCCTCAAGCGCCTCGGCTTCGTCCCCCTGACGACGACCACCCCGTACGTGTACGTCCCCTAG
- a CDS encoding pentapeptide repeat-containing protein, which translates to MPETLRGDCANCFGLCCVALPFARSADFAVNKPSGEPCRNLQEDFRCGIHTKLRPSGFSGCTVYDCFGAGQKVSQVTFGGVSWREAPETSRQMYEVFPVVRQLHELLRYLTEALARPAARPVHAELRRALARVEALTEGTADALEKLDVAAVRGEVNPLLLKTSALVRAGAGGKAKSRRGADLIGARLRGAKLRGADLRGALLIAADLSGADLSLADLIGADLRDADLSGADLTGALFLTQPQLNAARGDAATRLPEGFERPAHWAA; encoded by the coding sequence ATGCCCGAGACCCTGCGCGGCGACTGCGCGAACTGCTTCGGGCTCTGCTGTGTGGCGCTCCCCTTCGCCAGGTCGGCGGACTTCGCGGTGAACAAGCCCTCCGGCGAGCCGTGCCGGAACCTCCAGGAGGACTTCCGCTGCGGCATCCACACCAAGCTGCGGCCGAGCGGTTTCTCGGGGTGCACGGTGTACGACTGCTTCGGCGCGGGCCAGAAGGTCTCGCAGGTCACCTTCGGTGGGGTCTCCTGGCGCGAGGCGCCGGAGACCTCGCGGCAGATGTACGAGGTGTTCCCGGTCGTACGCCAGCTCCACGAGCTGCTGCGCTACCTCACCGAGGCGCTCGCCCGGCCCGCCGCCCGCCCGGTCCACGCCGAGCTGCGCCGGGCCCTGGCCCGGGTGGAGGCGCTGACCGAGGGCACGGCGGACGCGCTGGAGAAGCTGGACGTGGCCGCGGTCCGGGGCGAGGTGAACCCGCTGCTCCTGAAGACCAGCGCGCTGGTGCGGGCCGGGGCGGGCGGCAAGGCCAAGAGCCGGCGGGGCGCCGATCTGATCGGGGCCCGGCTGCGCGGGGCGAAGCTGCGGGGCGCGGATCTGCGCGGGGCGCTGCTGATCGCCGCCGACCTGTCCGGCGCGGATCTGTCCCTGGCCGATCTGATCGGCGCCGATCTGCGCGACGCCGACCTGTCCGGCGCGGATCTCACCGGCGCCCTGTTCCTCACGCAGCCCCAGCTGAACGCGGCCCGCGGTGACGCCGCGACCCGCCTGCCGGAGGGCTTCGAGCGCCCCGCGCACTGGGCTGCCTAG
- a CDS encoding GNAT family N-acetyltransferase — translation MDPVTLETDRLVLRAFTPADVDAVYEACQDEDIQFYTPVPVPYRRADAEQLVGEKLPAQWAEDRDYTLGAFRKDTGALVGSYCLTLISRGVWELGYWAVKEQRARGYSVEAARALCDWGWAMLDVHRIEWWAMVGNTGSRAVAEKLGFTVEGTLRNRSIANDGKPHDWWVGGLLRP, via the coding sequence ATGGATCCAGTGACTCTTGAGACCGACCGTCTGGTGCTGCGGGCCTTCACGCCCGCCGACGTGGATGCGGTGTACGAAGCCTGCCAGGACGAGGACATCCAGTTCTACACCCCGGTGCCGGTGCCGTACCGGCGCGCGGACGCGGAGCAGCTCGTCGGCGAGAAGCTGCCCGCTCAGTGGGCCGAGGACAGGGACTACACCCTCGGCGCGTTCCGCAAGGACACCGGCGCCCTGGTCGGCTCGTACTGCCTGACCCTCATCAGCCGCGGCGTCTGGGAGCTCGGTTACTGGGCGGTCAAGGAGCAGCGCGCACGCGGGTACTCGGTGGAGGCCGCTCGGGCCCTGTGCGACTGGGGCTGGGCCATGCTCGACGTGCACCGCATCGAGTGGTGGGCCATGGTCGGGAACACCGGCTCACGTGCCGTCGCCGAGAAACTCGGCTTCACCGTCGAAGGGACACTGCGCAATCGCAGCATCGCCAACGACGGCAAGCCGCACGACTGGTGGGTGGGCGGGCTGCTGAGGCCCTGA